A genomic segment from Micropterus dolomieu isolate WLL.071019.BEF.003 ecotype Adirondacks linkage group LG03, ASM2129224v1, whole genome shotgun sequence encodes:
- the tomm40 gene encoding mitochondrial import receptor subunit TOM40 homolog isoform X2: MMELQEIGGPFSTTVTDVVVNFAGVQLPLDPYRQHSRKTFFLSLLQSQSMGSVLAAASSSPAPAAAGGSQGVPGLVSVPPGFTMPSVSSVPATSGSDQQTADAESPLPNPGTYEECHRKCKDVFPLQMDGVRLVVNKGLSNHFQVSHTVTLSTLSDSGYRFGSTYVGSKQTGPAESFPVLVGDMDNTGSLNAQIIHQLTTAVRSKIAIQTQQHKFVNWQCDLEYRGENFTSAVTLGNPDILVGSGIIVAHYLQSITPGLAMGGELVYHRRPGEEGAVTSLLGRYTGENYVATLTLGGAGAHATYYHKANDQLQIGVEFEASTRMQDTTTSFGYQLDLPKANLLFKVVTHLFTFLLHRHS, from the exons ATGATGGAGTTACAGGAAATAGGCGGGCCATTTTCGACTACGGTCACGGACGTTGTCGTGAACTTTGCCGGTGTACAACTACCCCTGGACCCATACCGTCAGC ACTCAAGAAAGACTTTCTTTCTCAGTCTGTTACAGTCTCAGAGTATGGGCAGTGTGTTGGCTGCCGCGTCCTCCAGTCCTGCCCCAGCTGCAGCTGGAGGTAGTCAAGGGGTCCCAGGGTTGGTGTCCGTGCCTCCAGGGTTCACCATGCCCTCAGTGTCTTCCGTCCCTGCGACATCTGGATCTGACCAGCAGACAGCAGATGCAGAGTCTCCGCTTCCAAACCCAGGCACATATGAGGAGTGCCACCGTAAATGTAAAG atgTGTTTCCACTGCAGATGGATGGAGTGCGGTTAGTGGTCAACAAGGGCCTGAGTAACCACTTCCAGGTCAGCCATACTGTTACCCTCAGTACCCTGAGTGATTCTGGTTATCGATTTGGTTCCACCTACGTAGGCAGTAAACAGACTGGACCAGCAGAG TCATTCCCAGTCCTGGTCGGAGATATGGACAACACTGGCAGTCTGAATGCCCAGATCATCCACCAGCTCACGACTGCTGTGCGCTCCAAAATAGCTATCCAG ACTCAGCAGCATAAGTTTGTGAATTGGCAGTGTGACCTGGAGTATCGGGGCGAAAACTTCACCTCTGCTGTGACGCTCGGAAATCCAGACATACTTGTTGGATCTG GCATTATAGTTGCCCACTATCTCCAGTCTATCACACCAGGACTGGCTATGGGTGGTGAGCTAGTGTACCACAGGAGACCAGGGGAGGAAGGAGCGGTCACCTCTCTCTTGGGCAGATACACAG GTGAAAACTATGTGGCTACATTGACTTTAGGAGGAGCAGGAGCTCATGCTACATACTACCACAAAGCCAATGATCAG TTGCAGATAGGAGTTGAATTTGAAGCCAGCACAAGGATGCAAGACACCACAACATCCTTTGGTTACCAGTTGGATCTTCCCAAAGCAAACTTGCTCttcaaag TGGTCACCCACTTGTTCACCTTTCTTCTCCACAGGCACAGTTGA
- the ddx61 gene encoding probable ATP-dependent RNA helicase ddx6, producing the protein MATARTANPATMIGLNKPANGQFRGQAKPAGQQSLLLSSAQQPSAPQKWTSIPQSSGGIKFGDDWKKCLELPPKDNRMKTSDVTSTKGNEFEDYCLKRELLMGIFEMGWEKPSPIQEESIPIALSGRDILARAKNGTGKSGAYLIPLLERIDLKKDHIQAIVMVPTRELALQVSQISIQLSKHLGGVKVMATTGGTNLRDDIMRLDETVHVVIATPGRILDLMKKGVAKMDKAQMMVMDEADKLLSQDFVVLIEEIISFLPKGRQILLYSATFPISVQTFMNKHLQKPYEINLMEELTLKGITQYYAYVTERQKVHCLNTLFSRLQINQSIIFCNSTQRVELLAKKITQLGYSCFYIHAKMMQEYRNRVFHDFRNGLCRNLVCTDLFTRGIDIQAVNVVINFDFPKSAETYLHRIGRSGRFGHLGLAINLITSEDRYNLKNIEDQLVTDIKPIPGSIDKSLYVAEFHSVDPDDDDDDGNNGNEELEAA; encoded by the exons ATGGCTACAGCAAGAACAGCAAACCCAGCAACAATGATTGGATTAAACAAACCTGCAAATGGGCAGTTCAGAGGACAGGCAAAGCCAGCTGGACAACAGTCACTACTCCTTTCAAGTGCCCAACAACCCAGTGCCCCCCAGAAATGGACCAGTATTCCTCAGAGCAGTGGGGGCATCAA GTTTGGCGATGACTGGAAGAAGTGCCTGGAGCTTCCTCCAAAAGACAACAGGATGAAAACTTCG GATGTGACGTCAACAAAGGGAAATGAATTTGAAGACTACTGTCTAAAGCGGGAACTTCTAATGGGAATCTTTGAAATGGGATGGGAGAAACCCTCTCCAATCCAG GAGGAAAGCATCCCCATCGCTCTGTCGGGCAGAGATATTTTGGCTCGGGCGAAGAATGGCACTGGAAAAAGTGGAGCGTACCTCATCCCTCTTCTGGAGAGGATAGACCTGAAGAAGGATCACATCCAGG CTATAGTAATGGTGCCAACAAGAGAGTTGGCCCTGCAGGTGAGCCAGATCAGCATTCAGCTCAGCAAGCACCTAGGAGGAGTCAAGGTCATGGCTACCACGGGTGGCACCAACTTGAGGGATGACATCATGCGTCTTGATGAGACGG TGCATGTAGTCATTGCTACTCCAGGCAGGATACTAGACCTGATGAAGAAGGGTGTGGCAAAAATGGATAAGGCCCAAATGATGGTCATGGACGAG gcAGATAAGCTGCTGTCCCAGGACTTTGTGGTCCTGATTGAAGAAATTATCAGCTTCTTGCCAAAGGGTCGTCAGATCTTGCTTTACTCTGCCACTTTCCCCATCAGTGTGCAAACATTCATG AACAAGCACCTGCAGAAGCCTTATGAGATCAACCTGATGGAGGAACTGACTTTGAAGGGAATCACTCAGTACTATGCCTACGTGACTGAAAGACAGAAGGTCCACTGTCTCAACACACTCTTTTCTAGG CTTCagatcaatcagtcaatcatcTTCTGTAACTCCACCCAGAGGGTTGAGCTTCTGGCCAAGAAAATCACCCAGTTGGGCTATTCGTGCTTCTACATTCACGCAAAGATGATGCAGGAATACAGGAACCGTGTGTTCCATGACTTCAGGAATGGATTGTGCAGAAACCTGGTCTGCACAG ACCTATTCACTCGGGGAATTGACATCCAGGCAGTAAATGTGGTCATTAATTTTGACTTCCCCAAAAGTGCAGAGACCTACCTCCACCGCATTGGCAGATCAG GGCGTTTTGGTCACCTGGGTCTGGCCATCAATCTGATAACTTCAGAGGACCGCTACAACCTGAAGAATATTGAGGATCAACTGGTTACTGACATTAAGCCCATCCCTGGAAGCATTGATAAGAGCCTATACGTGGCAGAGTTTCACTCAGTTGAcccagatgatgatgatgatgatgggaaCAATGGAAACGAAGAACTGGAAGCAGCCTGA
- the tomm40 gene encoding mitochondrial import receptor subunit TOM40 homolog isoform X1 gives MMELQEIGGPFSTTVTDVVVNFAGVQLPLDPYRQHSRKTFFLSLLQSQSMGSVLAAASSSPAPAAAGGSQGVPGLVSVPPGFTMPSVSSVPATSGSDQQTADAESPLPNPGTYEECHRKCKDVFPLQMDGVRLVVNKGLSNHFQVSHTVTLSTLSDSGYRFGSTYVGSKQTGPAESFPVLVGDMDNTGSLNAQIIHQLTTAVRSKIAIQTQQHKFVNWQCDLEYRGENFTSAVTLGNPDILVGSGIIVAHYLQSITPGLAMGGELVYHRRPGEEGAVTSLLGRYTGENYVATLTLGGAGAHATYYHKANDQLQIGVEFEASTRMQDTTTSFGYQLDLPKANLLFKGTVDSNWVVGATIEKKLLPLPLTLALGAFLNHRKNKFQCGFGVTIG, from the exons ATGATGGAGTTACAGGAAATAGGCGGGCCATTTTCGACTACGGTCACGGACGTTGTCGTGAACTTTGCCGGTGTACAACTACCCCTGGACCCATACCGTCAGC ACTCAAGAAAGACTTTCTTTCTCAGTCTGTTACAGTCTCAGAGTATGGGCAGTGTGTTGGCTGCCGCGTCCTCCAGTCCTGCCCCAGCTGCAGCTGGAGGTAGTCAAGGGGTCCCAGGGTTGGTGTCCGTGCCTCCAGGGTTCACCATGCCCTCAGTGTCTTCCGTCCCTGCGACATCTGGATCTGACCAGCAGACAGCAGATGCAGAGTCTCCGCTTCCAAACCCAGGCACATATGAGGAGTGCCACCGTAAATGTAAAG atgTGTTTCCACTGCAGATGGATGGAGTGCGGTTAGTGGTCAACAAGGGCCTGAGTAACCACTTCCAGGTCAGCCATACTGTTACCCTCAGTACCCTGAGTGATTCTGGTTATCGATTTGGTTCCACCTACGTAGGCAGTAAACAGACTGGACCAGCAGAG TCATTCCCAGTCCTGGTCGGAGATATGGACAACACTGGCAGTCTGAATGCCCAGATCATCCACCAGCTCACGACTGCTGTGCGCTCCAAAATAGCTATCCAG ACTCAGCAGCATAAGTTTGTGAATTGGCAGTGTGACCTGGAGTATCGGGGCGAAAACTTCACCTCTGCTGTGACGCTCGGAAATCCAGACATACTTGTTGGATCTG GCATTATAGTTGCCCACTATCTCCAGTCTATCACACCAGGACTGGCTATGGGTGGTGAGCTAGTGTACCACAGGAGACCAGGGGAGGAAGGAGCGGTCACCTCTCTCTTGGGCAGATACACAG GTGAAAACTATGTGGCTACATTGACTTTAGGAGGAGCAGGAGCTCATGCTACATACTACCACAAAGCCAATGATCAG TTGCAGATAGGAGTTGAATTTGAAGCCAGCACAAGGATGCAAGACACCACAACATCCTTTGGTTACCAGTTGGATCTTCCCAAAGCAAACTTGCTCttcaaag GCACAGTTGATAGTAATTGGGTGGTTGGGGCAACCattgaaaaaaaactgctgCCACTGCCTCTCACACTGGCCTTAGGGGCTTTCCTCAACCATCGCAAGAACAAGTTCCAGTGTGGCTTCGGTGTCACCATTGGTTAG
- the tomm40 gene encoding mitochondrial import receptor subunit TOM40 homolog isoform X3, with product MGSVLAAASSSPAPAAAGGSQGVPGLVSVPPGFTMPSVSSVPATSGSDQQTADAESPLPNPGTYEECHRKCKDVFPLQMDGVRLVVNKGLSNHFQVSHTVTLSTLSDSGYRFGSTYVGSKQTGPAESFPVLVGDMDNTGSLNAQIIHQLTTAVRSKIAIQTQQHKFVNWQCDLEYRGENFTSAVTLGNPDILVGSGIIVAHYLQSITPGLAMGGELVYHRRPGEEGAVTSLLGRYTGENYVATLTLGGAGAHATYYHKANDQLQIGVEFEASTRMQDTTTSFGYQLDLPKANLLFKGTVDSNWVVGATIEKKLLPLPLTLALGAFLNHRKNKFQCGFGVTIG from the exons ATGGGCAGTGTGTTGGCTGCCGCGTCCTCCAGTCCTGCCCCAGCTGCAGCTGGAGGTAGTCAAGGGGTCCCAGGGTTGGTGTCCGTGCCTCCAGGGTTCACCATGCCCTCAGTGTCTTCCGTCCCTGCGACATCTGGATCTGACCAGCAGACAGCAGATGCAGAGTCTCCGCTTCCAAACCCAGGCACATATGAGGAGTGCCACCGTAAATGTAAAG atgTGTTTCCACTGCAGATGGATGGAGTGCGGTTAGTGGTCAACAAGGGCCTGAGTAACCACTTCCAGGTCAGCCATACTGTTACCCTCAGTACCCTGAGTGATTCTGGTTATCGATTTGGTTCCACCTACGTAGGCAGTAAACAGACTGGACCAGCAGAG TCATTCCCAGTCCTGGTCGGAGATATGGACAACACTGGCAGTCTGAATGCCCAGATCATCCACCAGCTCACGACTGCTGTGCGCTCCAAAATAGCTATCCAG ACTCAGCAGCATAAGTTTGTGAATTGGCAGTGTGACCTGGAGTATCGGGGCGAAAACTTCACCTCTGCTGTGACGCTCGGAAATCCAGACATACTTGTTGGATCTG GCATTATAGTTGCCCACTATCTCCAGTCTATCACACCAGGACTGGCTATGGGTGGTGAGCTAGTGTACCACAGGAGACCAGGGGAGGAAGGAGCGGTCACCTCTCTCTTGGGCAGATACACAG GTGAAAACTATGTGGCTACATTGACTTTAGGAGGAGCAGGAGCTCATGCTACATACTACCACAAAGCCAATGATCAG TTGCAGATAGGAGTTGAATTTGAAGCCAGCACAAGGATGCAAGACACCACAACATCCTTTGGTTACCAGTTGGATCTTCCCAAAGCAAACTTGCTCttcaaag GCACAGTTGATAGTAATTGGGTGGTTGGGGCAACCattgaaaaaaaactgctgCCACTGCCTCTCACACTGGCCTTAGGGGCTTTCCTCAACCATCGCAAGAACAAGTTCCAGTGTGGCTTCGGTGTCACCATTGGTTAG